The Paraburkholderia acidisoli genome contains a region encoding:
- the kynA gene encoding tryptophan 2,3-dioxygenase: protein MNDHMQVPGMPESNGNDAAPRGGCPFGHGSAAPAAASAASEATDAGAAEQGDGWHDAQLDFSKSMSYGDYLALESVLNAQHPLSPDHNEMLFIVQHQTSELWMKLALYELRAALANVHNDALPPAFKQLARVSRIMEQLVQAWNVLSTMTPSEYTAMRPYLGASSGFQSYQYRQIEFLLGNKNAQMLKPHEHRAEIHAQVKATLEAPSFYDEVVRLLARRGFAIAPERLARDWSLPMAHDASVEAAWLEVYRNPTQYWDLYEMAEELVDLEDAFRQWRFRHVTTVERIIGFKQGTGGTNGAQYLRKMLDVVLFPELWGVRTGL from the coding sequence ATGAACGATCATATGCAAGTTCCGGGGATGCCGGAGTCGAACGGTAACGATGCCGCGCCGCGCGGTGGCTGTCCGTTTGGGCACGGCTCGGCGGCGCCTGCTGCCGCTTCCGCTGCGAGCGAAGCCACCGATGCGGGCGCTGCCGAACAAGGCGATGGCTGGCACGACGCGCAACTCGATTTTTCGAAGTCGATGAGTTATGGCGATTATCTGGCGCTCGAATCGGTGCTGAATGCACAGCATCCGTTATCGCCCGATCACAACGAGATGCTGTTTATCGTGCAGCATCAAACGAGTGAGTTGTGGATGAAGCTCGCGCTTTACGAGCTTCGCGCGGCGCTCGCGAACGTGCACAACGATGCGTTGCCGCCGGCGTTCAAGCAGCTCGCGCGTGTGTCGCGGATCATGGAGCAACTTGTGCAGGCGTGGAATGTGTTGTCGACCATGACACCTTCCGAGTACACGGCGATGCGGCCTTATCTGGGCGCTTCTTCCGGGTTCCAGTCTTATCAGTATCGGCAGATCGAGTTTCTGCTGGGCAACAAGAATGCGCAGATGTTGAAGCCGCATGAGCACCGTGCGGAGATTCATGCGCAGGTTAAGGCGACGTTGGAAGCGCCTTCGTTTTATGACGAAGTGGTGAGGTTGCTGGCGAGACGAGGGTTTGCTATTGCGCCTGAGCGGCTGGCTCGCGATTGGTCGCTGCCGATGGCGCATGATGCTTCGGTTGAGGCGGCGTGGCTCGAGGTGTATCGGAACCCGACGCAGTATTGGGATCTTTATGAAATGGCCGAAGAGCTGGTGGATCTCGAGGATGCATTCAGGCAGTGGCGGTTCAGGCATGTCACTACGGTTGAGCGGATTATTGGGTTCAAGCAGGGGACCGGCGGGACGAATGGCGCGCAGTATCTGAGGAAGATGCTGGATGTGGTGTTGTTTCCGGAGCTTTGGGGGGTTCGGACGGGGTTGTGA
- the kynU gene encoding kynureninase produces the protein MNDRNEALALDSADPLAALREQFTLAADTIYLDGNSLGVPPSAAAARAQAVIAGEWGDGLIRSWNSAGWFAMPRRLGNKLATLIGAEDDEVVVTDTISINLFKALSAALRVQNARDPKRRVIVSERSNFPSDLYIAQGLIEQLDRGYELRLVDDPAELPAAIRDDVAVAMITHVNYRTGEMHDMRALTEHIHAQGALALWDLAHSAGAVPVDLNGANADYAVGCTYKYLNGGPGSPGFVWVPKRHQNAFSQPLSGWWGHRKPFEMNPEYRPDDGIGRFLCGTQPIVSMALVECGLDVFLQTDMQAVRRKSLALTDLFIELVETRCKEFDLTLVTPRDHAPRGSHVSFEHPHGFEVMQALIARGVIGDYREPRVLRFGFTPLYLRYVDVWDAVETLRDVLATEQWRKPEFAARGAVT, from the coding sequence ATGAACGACCGTAACGAAGCTCTCGCGCTCGATAGCGCCGACCCGCTCGCCGCGCTGCGCGAGCAATTCACGCTCGCCGCCGACACGATTTATCTCGACGGCAACTCGCTCGGCGTGCCGCCATCGGCCGCGGCCGCGCGCGCGCAAGCCGTGATTGCCGGCGAATGGGGCGACGGTTTGATCCGCAGCTGGAACAGCGCGGGCTGGTTCGCGATGCCGCGCCGCCTGGGCAACAAGCTGGCGACGCTGATCGGCGCGGAAGACGACGAAGTCGTTGTCACCGATACCATTTCGATCAACCTGTTCAAGGCGCTTTCCGCCGCGCTGCGCGTGCAGAACGCGCGCGACCCGAAGCGCCGCGTGATCGTGTCCGAGCGCTCGAATTTCCCGAGCGATCTGTACATCGCGCAAGGCCTGATCGAGCAACTCGATCGCGGTTATGAACTTCGTCTCGTGGATGACCCTGCGGAACTGCCCGCGGCGATTCGCGACGACGTGGCCGTGGCGATGATCACGCACGTGAACTACCGCACCGGCGAGATGCACGACATGCGCGCGCTCACCGAGCACATTCACGCGCAAGGCGCGCTCGCGCTGTGGGATCTCGCGCATTCGGCGGGCGCGGTGCCCGTGGACCTGAACGGCGCCAACGCGGATTACGCGGTGGGTTGCACGTACAAGTACCTGAATGGCGGTCCGGGTTCGCCGGGTTTCGTGTGGGTGCCCAAGCGCCATCAGAATGCGTTTTCGCAGCCGCTTTCGGGCTGGTGGGGTCACCGCAAGCCGTTCGAGATGAACCCGGAATATCGCCCCGACGACGGCATCGGCCGCTTCCTCTGCGGCACGCAGCCGATCGTTTCGATGGCGCTCGTGGAATGCGGTCTCGACGTGTTTCTGCAAACCGACATGCAGGCCGTGCGCCGCAAGTCGCTCGCGTTGACGGATCTGTTTATCGAACTGGTCGAGACGCGTTGCAAGGAATTCGACCTCACGCTCGTGACGCCGCGCGATCACGCACCGCGCGGCTCGCACGTGAGCTTCGAGCATCCGCACGGTTTCGAGGTGATGCAGGCGTTGATCGCGCGCGGCGTGATCGGCGATTATCGCGAGCCGCGCGTGCTGCGCTTCGGCTTTACGCCGCTGTATCTGCGTTACGTGGATGTGTGGGACGCCGTGGAAACGCTGCGTGACGTGCTCGCGACCGAGCAGTGGCGTAAGCCCGAATTCGCAGCGCGTGGCGCGGTTACCTGA